One genomic segment of Anaerobiospirillum thomasii includes these proteins:
- the modF gene encoding molybdate ABC transporter ATP-binding protein ModF: protein MELLNISKASFAIKEGLSCHIENLVVNTDSLWVLVGANASGKSSVAKAIAGAIECTNGQCVKDRSCKCALVSFERQSELFEDDFKYRNSDTNSDEELNGIRVSDYLSGCNKEYVTKAMELLHIDYLYDRPVRVLSGGEGRKIMIVKAICSDNNLIVLDTPFDALDTESRCRLIEIIEYIHQNTACAIVLIVNRKEEIPQSASNFGLISALSLKKTGDRKLLDDSDFASFLNIVSLPQITIPKAPFKFIQKDVAGDNLVTMHKVNITYDRVIFKDFDFTLNKGDHYQILGPNGCGKSTLISLITGDNPLVYVNDITVFGYKRGQGESIWDIKKYYGLVSGALHLDYRVSSPVINVILSGFYDSIGLYTKASDDEIKCARAWLEIAGLSHLQRRSFKELSFGQQRLVLIIRALIKIPPLLILDEPLQGLDTYGRELVKEFISVIIENSKTTVIFVSHHTEDTPRGIKYNLRFVPCDGGYTIENDRI, encoded by the coding sequence ATGGAACTTCTCAATATTTCTAAAGCCTCCTTTGCTATTAAGGAGGGACTGTCATGTCACATTGAAAATCTAGTGGTAAATACTGATAGTCTATGGGTTTTAGTAGGGGCCAATGCCTCTGGTAAAAGCTCTGTAGCCAAAGCCATTGCAGGTGCTATTGAATGCACAAATGGACAGTGTGTAAAAGACAGGTCATGTAAATGTGCTTTAGTTTCATTTGAAAGACAGAGCGAGCTTTTTGAAGATGACTTTAAGTACAGAAATTCAGATACCAATTCAGATGAGGAGCTAAATGGTATCAGGGTGTCTGACTATCTGTCAGGGTGTAATAAAGAGTATGTTACAAAAGCCATGGAGCTTTTGCATATAGACTATCTTTATGACAGGCCGGTGCGTGTGCTCTCAGGTGGAGAGGGGCGCAAAATTATGATTGTAAAGGCAATCTGCTCTGATAATAATCTTATTGTGCTTGATACTCCATTTGATGCCCTGGATACAGAATCAAGATGCAGACTTATTGAAATAATTGAATATATACATCAAAACACAGCCTGTGCCATTGTACTTATTGTCAACAGAAAAGAGGAAATTCCACAGAGTGCATCAAACTTTGGTCTTATAAGTGCATTAAGTCTTAAAAAAACAGGTGACAGAAAATTGCTTGATGACAGTGATTTTGCCTCTTTTTTAAATATAGTCTCACTGCCGCAGATTACTATTCCCAAAGCGCCTTTTAAATTTATACAAAAGGATGTGGCAGGGGATAATCTTGTGACTATGCACAAAGTTAACATCACCTATGACAGAGTTATTTTCAAAGATTTTGATTTTACACTCAACAAAGGAGATCACTATCAGATCTTAGGGCCTAACGGCTGCGGTAAATCCACGCTCATCTCCCTTATAACAGGTGACAATCCTTTGGTCTATGTCAATGATATAACTGTCTTTGGCTATAAAAGAGGACAGGGTGAGTCTATCTGGGATATTAAAAAATACTATGGCCTGGTATCAGGTGCCCTGCATCTTGACTACAGAGTCTCATCGCCTGTCATCAATGTCATACTCTCAGGCTTTTATGATTCAATTGGCCTTTATACCAAAGCCTCTGATGATGAGATCAAATGCGCCAGAGCCTGGCTTGAAATTGCTGGTCTGTCCCATCTGCAGCGCCGCTCATTTAAAGAGCTGTCATTTGGACAGCAAAGACTTGTGCTTATTATAAGAGCCCTTATAAAAATACCGCCTTTGCTTATTCTTGATGAACCGCTGCAGGGACTTGATACCTATGGTCGAGAGCTTGTCAAAGAATTTATATCTGTGATTATTGAAAACTCTAAGACCACTGTGATCTTTGTATCTCATCATACAGAAGATACGCCGCGCGGCATCAAATATAATCTGCGCTTTGTGCCATGCGATGGCGGCTATACAATTGAGAATGACAGGATCTAA
- a CDS encoding universal stress protein, which translates to MSQNYRVIILLKPGDNQPALDRAAQFARFLPEIEIVACRVINEFDSQQIDKIKAQTEREIARIGASYPSIKNLIPLVIFSENVPDTFVNEANAGHFDLAIISANKRNTIKDLFISTIDCCIMRQIAVPLLVVKDANAPQRLGRAILLAIDFDEDDHDFDVDEKLYEKARIFADHFNGEIHVANVVSPLHHGLMSANTTMSAIISNNSDSRKDLHNKLLKEFAVKHDIGDDRTHVLIGRVDEEIPKLCRNLEARMVCMGTSNKTGLLGSINCNASELVLEQIKGDVFIVNARESRCECD; encoded by the coding sequence ATGAGTCAGAACTACAGAGTAATTATTTTATTAAAGCCTGGTGATAATCAGCCCGCTCTTGATCGTGCAGCTCAGTTTGCTAGATTTCTGCCAGAAATAGAAATTGTTGCATGCAGAGTTATAAATGAATTTGACTCACAGCAGATAGACAAAATCAAGGCTCAGACCGAAAGGGAAATTGCCAGAATAGGCGCATCCTACCCTTCAATCAAGAATCTTATTCCTCTGGTGATCTTTAGCGAGAATGTACCTGATACCTTTGTAAATGAGGCCAATGCAGGTCACTTTGATCTGGCAATTATCAGTGCCAACAAGCGCAATACCATAAAAGATCTCTTTATAAGTACCATTGACTGCTGCATTATGCGTCAGATTGCAGTCCCTCTGCTTGTGGTTAAAGACGCCAATGCTCCTCAGCGTTTAGGTCGGGCTATTTTACTGGCTATTGACTTTGATGAGGATGATCATGATTTTGATGTTGATGAGAAACTCTATGAAAAGGCCAGAATCTTTGCAGATCACTTCAATGGTGAGATACATGTGGCCAATGTAGTATCACCTCTGCATCATGGTCTGATGTCTGCCAATACCACTATGTCTGCCATTATCAGCAACAATTCTGATTCAAGAAAGGATCTTCATAACAAACTATTAAAAGAGTTTGCTGTAAAGCATGATATAGGCGATGACAGAACCCATGTACTAATCGGCCGTGTCGATGAGGAAATACCAAAGCTGTGCCGCAATCTTGAGGCACGTATGGTCTGCATGGGAACATCAAATAAAACAGGACTTTTAGGCTCTATAAACTGTAATGCAAGTGAGCTTGTATTAGAGCAGATAAAAGGAGATGTATTTATTGTCAATGCCAGAGAAAGCAGGTGCGAATGTGACTGA
- a CDS encoding flagellin, with protein MALFVNTNVSSINGQRNLTNATNSLNTTYQRLSSGLRINSAKDDAAGLQISDRLTSQINGLNQANRNTNDGIAFAQTAEGALDEMSNMMQRIRTLAVQSANGTNNAKDRDAIQQEVTQLSHEITRIACHTKYAGEKFMAGPNNAAQGQPSFLNSKAAVTVQVGAYQGDTLDILFFSSGFVMSAIVDEVLKKKVDGTEGFNKDTGAFTVSKQSLAALAITMADDYIRAIDFQRSVLGAMQNRMESSIRNQSNVAMNVSDARARIRDTDFAEESAKLSQQTIIQQAASSMLTQANSRPQLALSLLG; from the coding sequence ATGGCCTTGTTTGTAAATACTAATGTTTCCTCAATTAATGGTCAGCGCAATCTTACCAATGCTACCAACAGTTTAAATACAACCTATCAGAGATTATCGTCAGGTCTGCGTATCAACTCTGCTAAAGATGATGCCGCTGGCCTTCAGATTTCAGATCGTTTAACCTCACAAATCAACGGTTTAAATCAGGCCAATCGCAATACCAATGACGGTATAGCTTTTGCTCAGACAGCTGAGGGCGCCTTGGATGAAATGAGTAATATGATGCAGCGCATCCGTACTTTAGCTGTACAGTCTGCCAACGGTACCAATAATGCCAAGGACAGAGATGCTATTCAGCAGGAAGTAACACAGCTGTCTCATGAAATTACCCGTATTGCCTGCCACACCAAGTACGCAGGTGAAAAGTTTATGGCGGGTCCAAACAATGCAGCTCAGGGTCAGCCATCATTTTTAAATTCAAAGGCAGCTGTTACTGTGCAGGTAGGCGCCTATCAGGGTGATACTCTTGATATATTATTTTTCTCAAGCGGCTTTGTCATGTCTGCTATAGTAGATGAAGTGCTTAAAAAGAAAGTTGACGGTACTGAAGGCTTTAATAAAGATACCGGTGCCTTTACTGTAAGTAAGCAGTCTTTAGCTGCCCTTGCAATTACTATGGCTGATGACTATATAAGAGCTATTGACTTCCAGCGCTCCGTTTTAGGTGCCATGCAGAATCGTATGGAATCATCAATACGCAATCAGTCGAATGTGGCTATGAACGTATCTGATGCTCGCGCCCGTATCCGTGATACTGACTTTGCAGAAGAGTCTGCCAAACTGTCACAGCAGACCATCATTCAGCAGGCTGCCTCATCCATGCTGACACAGGCTAACTCAAGACCACAGCTGGCTTTATCACTGCTTGGTTAA
- a CDS encoding flagellin: MALFVNTNVSSINGQRNLTNATNNLNTTYQRLSSGMRINSAKDDAAGLQISDRLTSQINGLNQGNRNTNDGIALAQTMEGAMDEMTTMLQRIRTLAVQSSNGTNNAKDREAIQQEVTQLSNEITRIACATKFGGEQILAGVGGAAAGGGAAANGLIDKDGTITIQVGAYQGDTLKMTGFSTGFTLSKMASNAIGAAGPTAADHGFAGAVFAVSLQSFAQKAIDTVDKFIAAIDTQRAHLGAMQNRMESSIRNQSNVSMNVSDARARIRDTDFAEESAKLSQQTIIQQAASSMLTQANSRPQLALSLLG, from the coding sequence ATGGCCTTGTTTGTAAATACCAACGTTTCATCAATTAACGGTCAGCGCAATCTTACCAATGCAACCAACAATTTAAATACCACCTATCAGAGATTATCCTCTGGTATGCGTATTAACTCTGCCAAAGATGACGCTGCCGGTCTGCAGATTTCTGATCGTTTAACATCTCAGATCAATGGTTTAAATCAGGGTAACCGCAATACCAATGACGGCATTGCTTTGGCTCAGACCATGGAAGGCGCTATGGATGAGATGACCACTATGCTACAGCGTATACGTACCTTAGCCGTACAGTCATCAAACGGTACCAATAACGCCAAAGACCGTGAAGCAATACAACAGGAAGTAACACAGTTATCAAATGAGATTACCCGCATTGCTTGTGCTACAAAGTTTGGTGGTGAGCAGATTTTAGCAGGTGTTGGTGGTGCAGCTGCTGGTGGTGGTGCAGCGGCCAATGGTCTTATCGATAAAGATGGTACCATAACAATTCAGGTTGGTGCCTATCAGGGCGATACTCTCAAAATGACAGGCTTCTCTACTGGATTTACTTTAAGTAAGATGGCCTCTAATGCTATAGGTGCAGCAGGTCCTACAGCTGCAGATCATGGATTTGCTGGAGCTGTCTTTGCTGTTTCATTACAGTCATTTGCACAAAAAGCCATTGATACGGTAGATAAGTTTATCGCAGCGATTGATACTCAACGTGCTCACTTAGGTGCTATGCAGAACCGTATGGAATCATCAATTCGCAATCAGTCAAATGTTTCCATGAACGTATCTGATGCCCGTGCCCGTATCCGTGATACAGACTTTGCCGAAGAGTCAGCAAAACTGTCACAGCAGACCATCATTCAGCAGGCAGCATCATCCATGCTGACACAGGCCAACTCAAGACCACAGCTGGCCCTGTCACTGCTTGGCTAA
- a CDS encoding glutamate-5-semialdehyde dehydrogenase: MDIKLLENIINNAHRASFDIGSFDSALKNKILHSLHDILCKNKDLIFKENEKDINEAKDRGLNEAMTDRLRLNDARFEEMTDGILRLIALDDPVGTVSEGRQVTSGLKIQKVSVPFGLVGVIYESRPNVTVDIAALCIKSGNAAILRGGSEAYHTNLCLHSLIVKALKSLDVNEHIVSFIASKDREDVLNMLSFDRYIDVIIPRGGEALHRLCQKNSSIPVIVGGFGISHIFVDEGADRDKCTDVILNAKLSKPSACNSLDTLLIHKNLDRDLLASIVKALKEHKVSIYADRAMFDELLHMGFGDYIKATDSQSFDTEYLSLALNITFVDDVYAALLHMREHGAIHSDAILTENLHHADIFTKGATSACVYVNASTRFTDGGQFGMGAEVAISTQKLHVRGPMGLKELNTYKYICSGEYISRK, encoded by the coding sequence ATGGATATTAAACTTTTAGAAAATATTATAAACAATGCCCACAGAGCAAGTTTTGATATAGGCTCATTTGACAGTGCACTTAAAAATAAAATACTGCACTCATTACATGACATTCTTTGTAAGAACAAAGATCTTATCTTTAAAGAAAATGAAAAAGATATAAATGAGGCTAAGGACAGGGGCCTTAATGAGGCCATGACTGACAGATTAAGATTAAATGATGCCAGGTTTGAGGAAATGACTGATGGCATCTTAAGGCTTATAGCCTTAGATGATCCTGTGGGCACAGTCAGTGAGGGCAGACAGGTAACATCAGGTCTTAAGATACAAAAAGTCAGTGTACCTTTTGGTCTTGTTGGTGTTATATATGAATCACGTCCCAATGTAACTGTGGATATTGCCGCTTTGTGCATTAAATCTGGCAATGCTGCCATACTGCGTGGCGGATCTGAGGCCTATCATACCAATCTCTGTCTGCACAGTCTTATAGTTAAAGCGCTAAAGAGTCTTGATGTCAATGAGCATATAGTAAGCTTTATTGCCTCAAAAGACAGAGAGGATGTGCTCAATATGCTCTCTTTTGACCGCTATATAGATGTAATTATTCCGCGCGGAGGTGAGGCTCTGCACAGATTATGTCAGAAAAACTCTAGCATACCTGTTATTGTAGGCGGTTTTGGCATATCACATATTTTTGTAGATGAGGGTGCTGACAGGGATAAATGTACAGATGTAATTTTAAATGCCAAGTTAAGCAAGCCATCAGCCTGCAACTCATTAGATACTCTGCTCATTCATAAAAATCTTGACAGAGATCTTTTAGCCAGCATAGTTAAGGCTTTAAAGGAGCATAAGGTTAGCATCTATGCAGACAGGGCTATGTTTGATGAGCTTTTACATATGGGCTTTGGCGATTATATTAAAGCTACAGATTCACAGAGTTTTGATACAGAGTATCTGTCTTTGGCTCTTAATATCACTTTTGTGGATGATGTCTATGCCGCTCTTTTACATATGCGTGAGCATGGAGCTATACACTCTGATGCCATTCTAACTGAAAATCTCCATCATGCTGATATTTTTACCAAGGGAGCCACATCAGCTTGCGTCTATGTCAATGCCTCAACCCGTTTTACAGATGGCGGACAGTTTGGTATGGGAGCTGAAGTTGCCATATCAACACAAAAACTGCATGTCAGAGGGCCTATGGGACTAAAAGAGCTTAATACCTATAAATATATCTGCTCTGGTGAATATATCTCAAGAAAGTGA
- the proB gene encoding glutamate 5-kinase has product MKDCKTVVVKLGTSTLTRGSKHLNKAHMLEIVRAVAALKSQGHKVLLVSSGAVAAGREQLNDPKLPALLSSKQMLASVGQSKLMELYERFFSIYNIHIGQILLTRADLENRERFLNAKDTLSALLEHDIIPVINENDAVSTMEIKVGDNDNMAALTGILCSADMVILLTDQKGLYDSDPRENKDAKLIREVTEINEDIIKVAGGSGTTLGTGGMSTKVKAARVATMAGITLVVASGDDPQIIADIVSEKAEATYFRPQLSKIQSRKIWIQAATKTSGSVVIDDGAVQALMQDGSSLLPSGIKKVCGEFERGSCISVTDSKGIALAIGICRYNSDEIDIIKGLKSHDIEEALGFSHGAVVIHRDDLCIES; this is encoded by the coding sequence GTGAAAGATTGCAAAACAGTTGTTGTAAAGCTTGGAACCAGTACTTTAACCAGAGGCTCAAAACATTTAAATAAAGCCCATATGCTGGAGATTGTAAGAGCAGTGGCCGCCCTTAAAAGTCAAGGACATAAGGTGCTTTTAGTCTCATCAGGTGCCGTGGCTGCAGGACGTGAACAGTTAAATGATCCTAAATTGCCTGCGCTTTTGAGCTCAAAGCAGATGTTAGCCTCTGTAGGTCAGAGCAAGCTTATGGAGCTGTATGAAAGATTTTTCTCTATTTATAACATACATATAGGACAGATACTTTTAACCCGAGCCGATCTGGAAAACCGCGAGCGCTTTTTAAATGCTAAGGATACATTATCTGCCCTTTTGGAGCATGACATAATACCTGTTATCAATGAAAATGATGCTGTATCCACTATGGAAATTAAAGTGGGTGACAATGACAATATGGCAGCACTGACCGGTATTTTATGCTCTGCTGATATGGTGATACTGCTAACAGATCAAAAAGGTCTGTATGACAGCGATCCAAGAGAAAATAAAGATGCAAAACTTATACGTGAAGTAACAGAGATTAATGAAGATATTATAAAAGTGGCAGGCGGTTCGGGCACCACACTTGGCACCGGTGGCATGTCCACCAAGGTTAAAGCTGCAAGGGTAGCTACAATGGCAGGTATTACCTTGGTTGTGGCCTCAGGTGATGATCCGCAGATAATTGCCGATATAGTCAGTGAAAAGGCCGAGGCTACTTATTTTAGACCGCAGCTTAGCAAAATACAGTCACGCAAGATCTGGATACAGGCAGCAACTAAAACCTCTGGCTCTGTGGTTATTGATGATGGTGCAGTACAGGCGCTGATGCAGGATGGATCAAGTCTTCTGCCATCTGGTATCAAAAAAGTGTGCGGCGAGTTTGAGCGTGGCAGCTGTATATCTGTGACAGACTCTAAAGGTATAGCTCTGGCTATAGGCATATGCCGCTATAACAGCGATGAAATTGATATTATAAAGGGTCTTAAATCACATGATATTGAAGAGGCTCTTGGTTTTTCGCATGGAGCTGTAGTTATACATCGTGATGATTTATGCATAGAGAGCTGA
- a CDS encoding alpha/beta fold hydrolase yields the protein MSDSHESKNLSEILFKPRRTSRETSVISNSDLNISEDHLFGGYLTGYFNKWYRPVYRFLWTWLGGNLLDIDMALAKIAASDNKRSRENCLDTVIDYGPGNWIYEFSSIAQDRYLRAKQELLAGEEKAASHHFRMASRYFAIASYPNLKGDDLAAESALLGRKSYREIFAHDKDLGYFSEESFKVRDTTVTAFLHSPDNTSLHPCVIIAGTYWQSAIDYFRIYADYLSRHGIAVLILDLPGVGGSISLSLNERSSDILESAIEHLKEKVPFIDSTNIGVTAHSVGCNPVVRLSILRPDLIKAIALIDPMVDKLYTNQDFLNEMPLCNRASLANRMGLDAASWSTIIPQLQIMSLKKQGLLSMSGNCAIPCFICSLSHGKIKNDDVKLINYNFKNTYIKEFKKLSFTMRDFPVFLEIEKFFCQKFDIEN from the coding sequence ATGAGTGATAGCCATGAAAGTAAAAATCTAAGTGAAATTCTGTTCAAGCCTCGGCGCACCTCTCGTGAGACCTCTGTTATATCAAATTCAGATTTGAACATATCTGAGGATCATCTTTTTGGCGGCTATCTTACAGGTTATTTCAACAAGTGGTATCGTCCTGTATATCGCTTTTTGTGGACCTGGCTTGGCGGCAATCTGCTCGATATTGATATGGCTCTTGCTAAAATTGCAGCTAGTGACAATAAAAGATCGCGTGAAAACTGCCTGGATACAGTTATAGATTATGGTCCTGGCAACTGGATTTATGAATTTTCAAGTATAGCTCAGGATCGCTATTTAAGGGCCAAGCAGGAGCTTTTGGCAGGAGAAGAAAAGGCGGCCAGCCATCATTTTAGAATGGCATCGCGCTATTTTGCCATAGCATCATATCCTAATTTAAAAGGTGATGATCTGGCAGCTGAATCTGCTCTTTTAGGCCGCAAATCCTATCGCGAGATCTTTGCCCATGATAAGGATCTGGGGTATTTTTCAGAGGAGAGCTTTAAGGTGCGTGATACAACAGTCACAGCCTTTTTACACAGTCCTGATAATACCTCCTTGCACCCATGCGTCATTATTGCAGGTACCTACTGGCAAAGTGCCATTGACTATTTCCGTATCTATGCTGACTATTTAAGCCGTCATGGTATTGCTGTTTTAATTCTGGATCTGCCAGGTGTGGGCGGCAGTATTTCACTGTCTTTAAACGAAAGAAGCTCTGATATACTTGAATCTGCCATTGAACATCTTAAAGAGAAGGTGCCTTTTATTGACAGCACCAATATAGGTGTTACAGCACATTCTGTAGGCTGCAATCCTGTAGTACGTCTGTCCATATTGCGCCCTGATCTTATAAAGGCCATAGCTCTTATCGATCCTATGGTTGACAAGCTTTATACCAATCAGGATTTTTTAAATGAAATGCCTCTTTGCAACAGAGCTTCACTTGCCAACAGAATGGGGCTTGATGCTGCAAGCTGGTCTACCATTATTCCACAGCTGCAGATTATGTCACTTAAAAAGCAGGGACTTTTGTCAATGTCAGGCAATTGTGCCATACCATGCTTTATCTGCTCTTTATCCCATGGCAAAATAAAAAATGATGATGTTAAACTTATCAACTACAATTTTAAGAATACCTATATAAAAGAGTTTAAAAAATTAAGTTTCACTATGCGGGATTTTCCTGTATTTCTGGAGATTGAAAAGTTTTTCTGTCAGAAATTTGATATAGAAAATTAG
- a CDS encoding methyltransferase domain-containing protein, with protein sequence MLTQCPYCNSSNIKRLNTIRELIVVSPLEYDNPYNGASATVESAICLDCHIGFNLNSLPQDLIDYACKTGFLGAYAGIGVNHYTKITEYIEKYLKKDDAIVEIGSRSGNLLKLLEQKGYTNLTGYDPGAEFTSTEHITACKDFYTYDIKFNPKLDGFILQSSVDIFTDLNAIFENLRDNLKEGGYIIFEVPSSKIALATQNYRIPLSAFDRLACDHGFNMIEGYEAKDNSEFNRAVFVKLKAGEAHVPFFSQEEAQKDLERTIAGLNSHPISLENQIKIKDFIENHQKDQIVLWGTGSTTFRMLDTVDHELLSRIDFYVVDGHEDRKGKTYVSPCKTKFTVNSVNSLKDKEIDALIICASHEFTNEILERIKQLNCKVKDLFYI encoded by the coding sequence ATGTTAACACAATGCCCTTATTGCAATAGCTCAAATATCAAACGTCTTAATACCATACGTGAACTTATAGTGGTAAGTCCTCTTGAGTATGACAATCCATACAATGGTGCCAGCGCAACTGTGGAAAGCGCTATCTGTCTTGACTGTCATATAGGCTTTAACTTAAATTCCCTGCCGCAGGATCTTATTGATTATGCCTGCAAAACAGGATTTTTAGGTGCATATGCTGGCATAGGCGTCAATCACTACACCAAGATTACTGAATATATTGAAAAATACCTTAAAAAAGATGATGCCATTGTCGAGATTGGCTCAAGAAGCGGCAATCTTTTAAAACTGCTCGAACAAAAGGGTTATACCAATCTTACAGGTTATGATCCAGGTGCTGAATTTACCTCTACAGAGCATATTACTGCCTGCAAGGACTTTTATACCTATGATATAAAGTTCAATCCTAAGCTTGATGGCTTTATTCTGCAAAGTTCTGTAGACATCTTTACCGATCTTAATGCCATATTTGAAAATCTAAGAGATAATCTTAAAGAAGGCGGCTATATTATTTTTGAAGTACCTTCATCAAAGATTGCGCTTGCAACTCAAAACTACCGCATTCCTCTGTCTGCCTTTGACAGACTGGCCTGCGATCATGGCTTTAATATGATTGAAGGCTATGAGGCAAAAGATAACAGCGAGTTTAACCGCGCCGTCTTTGTTAAGCTCAAGGCTGGTGAAGCTCATGTACCTTTCTTCAGTCAGGAGGAGGCTCAAAAGGATTTAGAGCGTACCATTGCAGGTCTTAACAGCCATCCAATCAGCCTTGAGAATCAGATAAAAATCAAGGACTTTATTGAAAACCACCAGAAAGATCAGATTGTACTGTGGGGTACAGGCTCAACCACCTTCAGAATGCTTGATACTGTAGATCACGAGCTGCTCTCAAGAATTGATTTTTATGTGGTTGACGGTCATGAGGACAGAAAAGGTAAAACTTATGTCTCCCCATGCAAGACCAAGTTTACTGTAAACTCTGTAAACTCTCTTAAGGATAAAGAGATTGATGCTCTTATCATCTGCGCCTCACATGAATTTACCAATGAGATTCTAGAGAGAATAAAGCAGTTAAACTGCAAAGTAAAAGATCTCTTCTATATCTGA
- a CDS encoding FAD-dependent oxidoreductase — translation MADNNIYDAIIVGGGPAGLTAAIYLARARYRVLVLEKDRFGGQITITHEVVNYPGIESTSGEALTETMRVQAANFGAEFMLAEVKGIEANDTIKTVSTSKGDFKAFALLIATGANPRHIGFEGESEFRGRGVAYCATCDGEFFTGKELLVIGGGYASAEEAMFLTRYASKVTILVRKDAFSCAKSIADEVMAHPKIEVKFNHELKSIEGTDMGIVKAHIYDNKNDTSFEYTASNQDTFGVFVFAGYVPNTSLVKDIVALDESGYIITDSDMQTNVKGVFAAGDVCIKGLRQVVTATADGALAACAMEKVAAAAHESTGIIPVVPNATRKAPQESVSAKASASATTDGSFVTEDMIPQLNAVFERMESAITLEVCSDGSDKGSELLSAMNEIAALSDKITVTQGSCDDMPAVRLVKNGQFTGLSFHGVPGGHEFTSFILGLYNASGPGQAVDDADMQRIKSIAAPTKIQVLISLSCTMCPDLVVAAQRIASLNDNVTTEVYDLNLFPALRDKYKVMSVPCLVVNEEHISFGRKNMSELLDIILK, via the coding sequence ATGGCTGATAACAATATTTATGATGCAATTATTGTAGGCGGCGGCCCTGCAGGTTTAACCGCTGCTATCTATCTGGCACGTGCAAGATACAGAGTGCTGGTACTTGAAAAGGACAGATTTGGCGGACAGATTACCATTACCCATGAGGTGGTAAATTATCCTGGCATTGAGAGCACAAGCGGTGAGGCTCTGACTGAGACCATGCGTGTGCAGGCTGCAAATTTCGGCGCTGAATTTATGCTCGCTGAGGTCAAGGGCATAGAGGCCAATGACACCATTAAAACAGTAAGTACTTCAAAGGGTGATTTTAAAGCCTTTGCTCTGCTTATTGCCACAGGCGCCAATCCAAGACATATTGGCTTTGAGGGGGAGAGCGAGTTCAGAGGCCGAGGTGTGGCCTACTGTGCCACCTGTGACGGTGAGTTTTTTACAGGCAAGGAGCTTTTGGTCATCGGCGGTGGTTATGCATCAGCTGAAGAGGCTATGTTTTTAACCCGTTATGCCAGCAAGGTGACAATTTTAGTGCGCAAGGATGCCTTCTCATGCGCCAAGTCCATTGCCGATGAGGTTATGGCCCATCCTAAGATTGAGGTTAAATTCAATCATGAGTTAAAGAGCATTGAAGGTACTGATATGGGTATTGTCAAAGCTCATATCTATGATAATAAAAATGACACAAGCTTTGAGTACACAGCCTCAAACCAGGATACCTTCGGTGTCTTTGTCTTTGCAGGCTATGTGCCAAATACCTCTCTTGTAAAAGATATAGTAGCATTGGATGAGAGTGGCTATATCATTACCGACTCTGACATGCAGACCAATGTCAAAGGGGTCTTTGCAGCAGGTGATGTTTGCATTAAAGGACTGCGTCAGGTAGTAACTGCCACAGCTGACGGAGCTCTTGCTGCCTGTGCCATGGAGAAGGTGGCTGCAGCTGCCCATGAAAGCACCGGTATTATTCCTGTTGTGCCAAATGCCACAAGAAAGGCTCCACAGGAGAGTGTTTCAGCTAAGGCCTCAGCCTCTGCAACTACTGATGGCTCCTTTGTTACAGAGGATATGATCCCTCAGCTTAATGCCGTATTTGAAAGAATGGAGAGTGCAATAACTCTTGAGGTCTGCTCTGACGGCTCTGACAAGGGCAGCGAACTTTTATCTGCCATGAATGAAATTGCAGCACTAAGTGACAAGATAACTGTTACACAGGGTTCATGTGATGATATGCCTGCAGTGCGCCTTGTAAAAAATGGACAGTTTACAGGTTTATCCTTCCATGGCGTGCCAGGCGGTCATGAGTTTACCTCATTTATATTAGGTCTGTACAATGCATCAGGTCCTGGTCAGGCAGTTGATGATGCTGACATGCAGCGCATTAAATCAATTGCAGCACCTACAAAAATACAGGTCCTGATCTCCCTGTCTTGCACCATGTGTCCTGATCTTGTGGTGGCAGCTCAGAGAATTGCCTCACTTAATGACAATGTGACAACAGAGGTTTATGATTTAAATCTCTTCCCGGCGCTAAGAGACAAATATAAAGTTATGTCTGTGCCATGTCTTGTGGTAAATGAAGAGCACATAAGCTTTGGCAGAAAGAATATGTCAGAGCTTTTGGATATCATTTTAAAATAA